One region of Epilithonimonas zeae genomic DNA includes:
- a CDS encoding carboxypeptidase-like regulatory domain-containing protein, with product MKKLLIITLHIILLGLSPIISAQQLTLKGKVVNQDNNAVAFADALLFKNDSIPVNQTYTDSLGFFSLKAEKGNYLLRIKQFGKEYFSGNIELNQDQDLGNIKIQEAKAIEGVTLTARKKLIEQKVDRLVYNIEN from the coding sequence ATGAAGAAGCTTCTTATCATTACGCTCCATATTATTTTACTTGGCTTGAGTCCCATAATTTCTGCCCAGCAATTGACACTGAAAGGAAAAGTAGTTAATCAGGATAATAATGCCGTTGCATTTGCAGATGCTTTACTTTTTAAAAATGACAGCATCCCTGTAAATCAAACCTACACAGACAGTCTGGGATTCTTTTCTTTAAAAGCCGAAAAAGGAAATTACCTGCTGAGGATAAAGCAATTCGGAAAGGAATATTTCTCTGGAAATATTGAACTTAATCAAGACCAAGATTTAGGAAACATAAAGATTCAGGAAGCAAAGGCAATAGAAGGCGTAACCCTTACTGCAAGAAAAAAGCTGATTGAACAAAAGGTTGACCGCCTGGTCTACAACATCGAAAATTGA